GACAGGGGGATGATCATGCGACAACCTCCATGGCCGTGCCCTGGTACACCAGGGCCCAGCGTTGTGCCAGGGTCGGCAGGTGGTAGCGTTCGCGCTGGGTCTGGCGGGCGCGGGCCACCAGTTCTTCAGCCTGTTGCGGATCGCCCAGCAGCGCCTGCAGGTGGGCAGCGAGTTCATCGACCGCCAGCGGTGCGGCAAGCAATCCGCTGCGGCCGTGTTCGATCACATCGGGAATGCCGCCGACACCGAAGGCCACCACCGGTACGCCGTCCTGCATGGCTTCGAGCAGGATCATTGGCGTGCCTTCGGTGCGCGAGCTGATCACCAGGGCATCCAGCCGGGTCATCCAGGCTTGCATGTCGCGCTGGAACCCCGGCAGCGTGATGCGCTCGGCCAATCCAGCGGCATCGATGCGCGCCTGCAGCGTGGCGCGTTCGGGGCCGTCGCCGAGCATCACCGCGTGCAGGTGCGGGTGGCGTTGGCACAGCGGGATCAGGGTGTCGAGGAACAGGTCAGGGCCTTTTTCGCTGGACAGCCGCCCGACATAGCCTGCCAGCCAAGGGGCTTGGCGCGATCCCTGGCTCTGTACCGCGGTGTTGCCATCGCGGGACGAGCCCGCTCCCACAGGGGCCGTGGGGGTTGCGCAATGCACAGGTGTCGAGGCCTGCAGCGAACCCTGTGGGAGCGGCCTTGTACCGCGATCACCGGCGCAGCCGGTGCCCTGCACTGCGGTGCTCGCATCGCGGGACGAGCTCGCTCCCACAGGGGCTGTGGGGGTTGCGCAATGCACAGGTGTCGAGGCCTGCAGCGAACCCTGTGGGAGCGGCCTTGTGCCGCGATTACCGGCGCAGCCGGTGCCCTGCACTGCGGTGCTGCCATCGCGGGACAAGCCCGCTCCCACAGGGGCAGATTGCACAGATGCCACAGGCTCCGGCAGACCGTTGGGGATCACCTGCAACTTGCTGGCTGGAACACCCGCCTGGCGGTGGATGCGGGCAATGCTCTCGGCCACGCACACCACGGTCGCCACCGTGGGTGTGCGGCACAGTTGCAGGCTCAGCCAGGTGTAGAAGCGCTGCTTGGTGCTGCGCGGCGTGAAGCCGTGCTGGGTGGTCACCAGTGGCAGGCGCCACAGGGTCGCGGCCAGCCAGCCGAAGACCATACCCTTGAAGTTGTGGGTGTTGATCAACGGCCGCTCGCCACGCATGGCCGCCACTTGCCTGAGCAGTGCGCCCAGGCCATGGCAGCTCTGGCAGTCGATGCCGGCTTCGCGAAAGCGCATCACCAGATCCTGCGGCGCGTCGAGGAACAGCACCCGGTGCCTGCCAGGGGTTGCCTGGCAGTGGTCCAGGAGCATGCGCTCGGCGCCGTAGAATCCGCCGCTGCTGAGCAGATGCAGGATCAACTGGCCGGTAGCGGGCACGGCAGCGTTCAATTGCGCACCCAGTGCATCAGGCGAGGCAGCGACCACGACTTGTGCGGGTTGGGCAGCGCCGGGGTCTGGTCGTTGATCACCAGCAGCACCGGCAGGCCCAGCTCGTGGCTGATTTGTGCAGGGTGCTTGAAGCGGTGGTCGAAGAACTCCTTGACGTAGACCAGCGCGATGGCCAGCAGCAGGCCGGTGACCAGGCCGAACGGGATGATCAGGCCAGGTTTTGGGAACGACGCGGTGGCCGGCTCATAGGGTGCGCTGAGGATCCGCGCGTTGGACTGGCTGCCATCGAGCAGGCCCTGGCCGCGGCTTTCCTCATAGCGCTGGGCGTAGGTGGAGAAAGCCTTGTGCAGGGCATCGATCTCGGTGTCGAGCTGGCGGGTCTTGCTCTGGGTCTCGCGCAGCTCGGTGATGCGGTTCTTGTATTCATCGATGCGTTGGGTCTTCTGGTCGATCACCTGCTGGGTCACGGCCAGGTCCTGCTGGCGTTCGCGGATACGGTTCTCGACGATCTTGAGGAACTGGCCGCGCAGCTGGGCGATCTGCTGGCGTGCCAGGACCATCTGCTCGGCCCCGGGCTGGAACACCGTGGCATCGCCGTTGTAGCGGGCCAACAGGGTGGTCAGCTGCTCGCCCAGTTGCTTGATCTCGCGGTCTTCGAAGGCGACGTTGTCGACCGTGGTGGTGAAGGTGTAGGGGAAGGCATAGTCGGCCATCTTCGCCTTGCTCGCCGCGGCCAGGCTGCTCTGCAGGTAGTCGAGCCACTGCTGGTTTTCCAGCTTGCGGTCGCGCTGCAGGTTGAGTGCCTGTTCCTCGGTGTTGATCGCATTGAGGCGGAAGGTGATCTCTTCTTTCGGATCGGACGAGCCGATCGCCGTCAGCAGGGCCAGGCGTTGGCCCTCGAGGTCGCCCAGGCGAGCCTGGTAGTGCAGTTTCTTCTGCTCGTAGAAGGTCTCGGGCAGCTCGTTGGACTGCAGGTCCTGGCGGTTCTTCAGGAAGTTGTCCAGCAGGCGGGCGACGAACAGGGTGCCGAGGCGGGCGTCATCGGCGCTGTAGGTGACCGAGATGACGTTGGAGCCGGGCAGGGTCTCGATCTTGAGGTCCTTGACCGCCTGATCGGTGAGCTCGTCGAGTTGGGTATCGCGCTCGTCGGCCACCGACTTGCCCAGCAGGCGATGCAGCGGATCGACGATGCCATGGCGCAGCGGGTCGATCACGGTGCGTCGCAGCAGACCGGGTTCGGCCTGGTACTGGCCTTCCTGGCGCAGTTGGCTGATGGTCTGGCGGATCAGCGTGGGCGAGCGCAGGATGTTGCTCTCGGTCTCCATGTCGGCCAGCGACGGCGGGATGAACTGGTCCGCCTGCTGAGCCAGCGAGGAGCTGGTATCACTTTGCGAGAGCTTCTTCGATTGCACGATGACTTCGGCGGTGATGTCGAAGCTCTGCTTGAGCACCAGCGGCAGAATCACCGCGATCACCGCGAAGATCAGGAACACCCGTTTCACCAATTGACGGTTGGCGAAGAAGATGCGGAAGAACTCATGCACATAGTTTTCTTTCGGTTGCGTGGTCATGGTCCGTCCCCTGGTCAGTCGTTGCTTTCTTTGTTGTCGACGCGGTAGCTGAAGCTGAAGCCAAAGCCCTGGAACAGCACCACGTCAGCCAGTTGCCGGGACAGCTCGGCAGCGCTGGCAAGCTTGGTCTTGGGTACATAGAGCATGTCTTCGGGCTGCAGGTAGGCGAGCTTCTGGCTACCGCCGGAGAGGGCCTGGTCGACGTCGTAGTTGACTGCATGCACGGTGTTGCCTTCGCGGCGCATGATCACCACCGAGCCGAGCTTGGCCTTCAGGGTCGGGCCGCGGGCCAGGGTCAGGGCCTCGAGCACCGACACCGGACGACGGATCTGGAAGGCGCCCGGCTGGCCGACTTCGCCGAGCACGTAGATCTCGTTGGCGGCAGTGGACTTGAGCAGTACATCCACGCTCATGCGCCCGGGCAGGCTGGCGTAACGCTCGTTGAGGTAGTCACGCAACTGGTTGACGGTCATGCCCTGCAGCGGCACCGAGCCGATTTCCGGGAAGGTCGCGCGACCGTCGTTGCCCACGGTGATGTCGCGGCTCATGCCGGTGCCGGGGTGGCTCAGGGCGTTCTTCAGGTTGACCTCGTCGGTCATGGGGCTGAGCACGCGCACCGTTACCTGGTCGCGGTTGGGCTTGAACACGCGCTTGTCGTTGTAGGCCTGACGAATGGCGCTCTCCGCTTCGCTCGGGGTCAGGCCCTCGACGCGCACCGACGCGTTGGTGGATGGCAGGGTGATGCTGCCGTCGGGCTGCACCAGCTGCTGGCCGTTCAGGCCGCTGGCGGCCATGAAGTTGAGGTCCAGGGTGTCACCGGACTGGATGCGGTACACCCCGGCAGAACGGTTGCTGACGTGGAAGATCACTTCCAGCACGTCCTGTGGCCGCAGCACCTGTTCGCGGCGGGCGACTTCGGTGGCCTGGCTCTCGGCCGCTGGTGCGGTCAGGATCTGTACCGGCATTTCGCGGCTTTCCTGGCTGGCGCAACCGGCCAGGGCGAGCACGCACAGGGCAATCGAGGGGTATCTCATGGCGATCATGGCGTGCGTCCTCTCACAGGTTGTCGTACAGCCACTTGGGCATGTAGTACTTGCGCTTGTTGAACACGCTGCCGATCAGCCGCGCGCCAGCTTGCGTCAGCCGTTGGGCGGCAGCCTGGGCCACTTCCCAGCGGGTTTCCTCGGCGCACACCACCAGGATCACGCCATCGACCAGGGTGCCGATCACCAGGCTGTCGGCGCTGGCATA
The Pseudomonas putida genome window above contains:
- a CDS encoding glycosyltransferase family 4 protein; translation: MVAASPDALGAQLNAAVPATGQLILHLLSSGGFYGAERMLLDHCQATPGRHRVLFLDAPQDLVMRFREAGIDCQSCHGLGALLRQVAAMRGERPLINTHNFKGMVFGWLAATLWRLPLVTTQHGFTPRSTKQRFYTWLSLQLCRTPTVATVVCVAESIARIHRQAGVPASKLQVIPNGLPEPVASVQSAPVGAGLSRDGSTAVQGTGCAGNRGTRPLPQGSLQASTPVHCATPTAPVGASSSRDASTAVQGTGCAGDRGTRPLPQGSLQASTPVHCATPTAPVGAGSSRDGNTAVQSQGSRQAPWLAGYVGRLSSEKGPDLFLDTLIPLCQRHPHLHAVMLGDGPERATLQARIDAAGLAERITLPGFQRDMQAWMTRLDALVISSRTEGTPMILLEAMQDGVPVVAFGVGGIPDVIEHGRSGLLAAPLAVDELAAHLQALLGDPQQAEELVARARQTQRERYHLPTLAQRWALVYQGTAMEVVA
- a CDS encoding GumC family protein; translated protein: MTTQPKENYVHEFFRIFFANRQLVKRVFLIFAVIAVILPLVLKQSFDITAEVIVQSKKLSQSDTSSSLAQQADQFIPPSLADMETESNILRSPTLIRQTISQLRQEGQYQAEPGLLRRTVIDPLRHGIVDPLHRLLGKSVADERDTQLDELTDQAVKDLKIETLPGSNVISVTYSADDARLGTLFVARLLDNFLKNRQDLQSNELPETFYEQKKLHYQARLGDLEGQRLALLTAIGSSDPKEEITFRLNAINTEEQALNLQRDRKLENQQWLDYLQSSLAAASKAKMADYAFPYTFTTTVDNVAFEDREIKQLGEQLTTLLARYNGDATVFQPGAEQMVLARQQIAQLRGQFLKIVENRIRERQQDLAVTQQVIDQKTQRIDEYKNRITELRETQSKTRQLDTEIDALHKAFSTYAQRYEESRGQGLLDGSQSNARILSAPYEPATASFPKPGLIIPFGLVTGLLLAIALVYVKEFFDHRFKHPAQISHELGLPVLLVINDQTPALPNPHKSWSLPRLMHWVRN
- a CDS encoding polysaccharide biosynthesis/export family protein — encoded protein: MRYPSIALCVLALAGCASQESREMPVQILTAPAAESQATEVARREQVLRPQDVLEVIFHVSNRSAGVYRIQSGDTLDLNFMAASGLNGQQLVQPDGSITLPSTNASVRVEGLTPSEAESAIRQAYNDKRVFKPNRDQVTVRVLSPMTDEVNLKNALSHPGTGMSRDITVGNDGRATFPEIGSVPLQGMTVNQLRDYLNERYASLPGRMSVDVLLKSTAANEIYVLGEVGQPGAFQIRRPVSVLEALTLARGPTLKAKLGSVVIMRREGNTVHAVNYDVDQALSGGSQKLAYLQPEDMLYVPKTKLASAAELSRQLADVVLFQGFGFSFSYRVDNKESND